AGCTTATGCCCGAGGTGTAACTACTGTATTTGATCCCTCTTATGATATTCCGGAGCTATAGAGGGTGAGGTCAAGTCCAGATCAATTTTTCTCGGGGAAGCTAATCATATAATCAGGGTCGTGAACACCCGCAGAATAGAAAGAAAATAGAAGAGTTATTATTATAACCTACTGTCGCCATCAAAGACAGAGCGTTTAGATTATCGTGCCAAGCGAATCATTAAAAAATATTAATAATTTTCACTATTGCTTTAATCTGATAATTATGGTAGAGTAACGCTTAAACATATACCCAAATCCGATACGATCATGAAAAAGGCAAACCATCCGCAAGGTTGGGACGCAAAGTCACGGGTCTCAAGGTAATATAGGAGACAGCCGGACCGCCATGGTTATATTATTTGCAATTAAAACACTTCCTATCAAACTGATCGTCGGGTTTAGAAAGAGGTGTTTTTTATGTAACAGCTCCGAAACTTGTTTGATTCCACTTTGAAAATGAGTAATTTCATCTAATCTAAGGAGAGATAAATTATGTTTAGACGATCAGTTATAATGCTGTTGGTAGTATTGATGGTGTTCTCCTTCGCTCTACCGGCCTTTGCCCAATCAACAAATACACGGGGGCAATCAGCAGCTGCCTTCGATCAAAAGATTATCAGAAACCTTGATGTAAACAGGGCGATGGACCATCTCTACTATTTAACAAAGGAGATTGGCACCCGTCCCGGTGGCATGCCCAATGAAAAGTTGGCGGCCGATTATATTGCCGACTATTTTGAAAGCATAGGTTATGAGCCGTGGGTTCAAGAATTCAGCATTGGTAATCAGCATATCGGAACGATTACTGTGCACGATGGCGAGCAGTGGTTCGGCCAGGGCGAATGGGGATTTAATGAGTGGCACGGCACTGTATGGGAAACAGGAGCCGGCAGCCGCGGGCCGTACACCAGTGTTAGCGGTTACGTAGTTGATTGCGGCTCAGGTGGTGTAAATGAATGGCCGGCGGAAGTCGAAGGGAATATCGCACTGGTTCAGAGAGGCACAGCTTTTACTACACTGGTTAGCAGGGCTCAAAACGCCGGTGCTACCGGTTTATTGATTTATTCGGTAGTAGGAAGCCGCGGCCAGTATGGTCAGACCTTTAGCCCAAATGTAACAACAAGCATTCCAGTGCTTGGCCTTGCTCTTAGCCAGGGCATGTGGCTTAAGGAAATGATGGAAGAGTTCCCCGTCTATCTTGATATCGAGACGCAACTCTACTCAAACCTGATCTCTCAGAATGTGATTGCCATCAAACCGGCGGCAATTGAAAATGCACCGATCGTAGTAATTGGCGGTCACTATGACAGCGTGGTCGGAGCACCAGGAGCTAATGATAATGGGTCCGGGGTTGTGATATTGATGGAACTGGCCCGTGTTTTGAAGGAATATGATACGGATGAATATGAACTGCGCTTTGCAGTATGGGGATCGGAAGAAAGAGGTTTAGTTGGTGCAAACCGCTATGTTCAGTGGTTGAGTACCGAAGATCGAAACCGTCACGTTGCCAATTACAACCTTGACATGGTTGCCACTTCCGAATATGAACGAGCACCTACCCTCTTTTTGGAAACAGTTGATGGTTTACCCAACATAGTTACCGATACATCGCTGGCTGCAGTAAGCCGTCTGGGCTATACAAATGTCGTCCAATCCCGCTTTGGATCCAGCGACCATGTTCCTTTCCACAATGCCGGCATTCCAGCAACAATGTTTATCTGGCTTGGCGGAGCTGGGACACCTCAAAATTACACTATTGAGCGATACTACCACACCCCCCAGGATACTATTGAGGAGAATATATGTGTAGATCGCCTCGATATGGTAATGAAGATTGCTGGTGCTGCAGTATTTGACCTGGTAAGAAAACAGGTACCAGCGTTTGAAAAAGCTGCTATAGTTTACAGGGAATATAGCCCTGCCGAACTTGAGCTACAGCAAGATCCCAATCCGGTGCAATAGGAATAGCCAACCAAAATTAATATATCTTTAACATGAATAAAACATAGCCCGGGGTAAAAACCCCGGGCTTGAATTTTCGCTAAGTGGATACTAATTATTCTAAGCAAGCTGCCTGTATAAATCGCTTTTTGGCACCAGAACTAATAAAGCCAAAAAGAATAGAAATGCTATAACTGCTGTAAGCCAAAAGTACCAACTTACTCCTATAGTTAAACCTAATACAACAATCACAAGTACCGCCAAACCATTATCTATGATCAACATCCAGATAACGGCTAAGTTTCTTAATGGGTCTTTATAGGCAAACCAGTAGGCAACACTCATAGCAATTAACGCTCCTCCAAAAATTCTGAGGAATGTAAGATCCGCAGTAGGAATATCGAATAATTCTAGCAGCACAGGTGGTGCAAGTAACGAAGGTAAGCCCCATACAAAAATAGTAAGGATCAGTTTTATAAATACAACCTGCTTCAACCTAACTAATTTGGCATCCATATTTGCCCTCCTATTATAGCTTGCAATACTACATGCCAGCCTTCTAACCCCAAGTTTAATCTAACCCTTTTCTGGCAGCCTGAACAATCGCTCCGACCGTCTTTTGGGGTAAGAAGCCGCTCGCAGTCTGTTCAGCTATGGACAACCTATCGAAGAGCTGTCTCCAGTGTTTAATCTTTCCATTGCTAAAATCAAATGAACTCATCGCTAAAAATTCAGCCTCGGCTCCGTCGATTTTACAAACTACCCTGTGATCGTAAAAAGCTTTATCTCCTTGCACAAGGATCCCTATTCCTTCCTCATTAATCTCTCAGTTTTAACATTTTTCAAATTCCATCCAAGAAAACGCTTAGCTTCTGCTTTGCCATCAAAAGTGCCAAAAGGATTGACATATTTGATATTATCGGTGAACAGCGATAACATTTTGTCCAGGTCGCCCGTCTCGAATGACCCAGCCAATTCACGTATAATACTTGTATAATTTTCTTCAGACATTTTTTGCCTCCTTTAAGAAATTATCACTCTATACAGTTCGTATCATTCAACTAGCTGTGATCCACTGTCATCTTTAACTTCCACCACAGGAAAACTTTCAAATTTGTTAATGTCACTCCATCGATTCGACCACTTGAAACCTTCCATAG
This genomic interval from Bacillota bacterium contains the following:
- a CDS encoding nuclear transport factor 2 family protein; its protein translation is MSEENYTSIIRELAGSFETGDLDKMLSLFTDNIKYVNPFGTFDGKAEAKRFLGWNLKNVKTERLMRKE
- a CDS encoding M28 family peptidase, with protein sequence MFRRSVIMLLVVLMVFSFALPAFAQSTNTRGQSAAAFDQKIIRNLDVNRAMDHLYYLTKEIGTRPGGMPNEKLAADYIADYFESIGYEPWVQEFSIGNQHIGTITVHDGEQWFGQGEWGFNEWHGTVWETGAGSRGPYTSVSGYVVDCGSGGVNEWPAEVEGNIALVQRGTAFTTLVSRAQNAGATGLLIYSVVGSRGQYGQTFSPNVTTSIPVLGLALSQGMWLKEMMEEFPVYLDIETQLYSNLISQNVIAIKPAAIENAPIVVIGGHYDSVVGAPGANDNGSGVVILMELARVLKEYDTDEYELRFAVWGSEERGLVGANRYVQWLSTEDRNRHVANYNLDMVATSEYERAPTLFLETVDGLPNIVTDTSLAAVSRLGYTNVVQSRFGSSDHVPFHNAGIPATMFIWLGGAGTPQNYTIERYYHTPQDTIEENICVDRLDMVMKIAGAAVFDLVRKQVPAFEKAAIVYREYSPAELELQQDPNPVQ